The proteins below come from a single Mucilaginibacter mali genomic window:
- a CDS encoding DUF420 domain-containing protein produces MTDKFIFRFVAAVSVFVFLVVVLLNRKVLPPPEHLPSFTIYLPKLNAILNGTCAFLLVLSLIFIRMGNIAVHKSINIAAFCLSSLFLVSYITFHYMAPETIFGDINGDGVLDAMEKAAIGSVRTIYLTILISHIILAAAVLPLILLSFYRGLQMQVEKHRKLVRWTYPIWLYVTITGVVVYLLISPYYHF; encoded by the coding sequence ATGACAGATAAATTTATATTTCGTTTTGTAGCCGCTGTATCGGTGTTTGTATTTTTAGTAGTAGTGTTACTGAACAGGAAAGTATTGCCTCCGCCCGAACATCTGCCATCGTTCACTATTTACCTGCCTAAGCTAAACGCCATTTTAAATGGTACCTGTGCGTTTTTACTGGTGCTTTCCCTCATCTTTATCAGGATGGGGAATATTGCGGTGCATAAAAGCATCAACATAGCAGCCTTCTGCTTGTCCTCGCTGTTTTTGGTATCGTACATTACGTTTCACTATATGGCGCCCGAGACCATCTTTGGCGACATTAATGGTGATGGCGTGCTGGACGCGATGGAAAAAGCCGCGATTGGTAGCGTACGTACCATTTATCTAACCATACTGATATCGCACATCATCCTGGCCGCTGCCGTATTACCATTGATATTACTAAGCTTTTACCGCGGCCTGCAAATGCAGGTAGAAAAACACCGCAAACTGGTACGCTGGACCTACCCGATATGGCTGTATGTAACCATTACCGGCGTAGTGGTTTACCTGTTGATATCGCCGTATTATCATTTTTAA
- a CDS encoding SCO family protein encodes MSSIKKIVILVLILAVPGFLYYLLTSQGKNRYKPLPFYGPKPLSGTFHTFHGKKIPDTLFHKAGDFNLLDQDGKPVSFKTLEGQILVISFFYTHCPDICTKVNANMDSLAGYYIKNKLVTFASITVDPQRDNAAVLKSFAAQYRQPASKWKFLTGDTTTIYTLARKGLFVDALQSGKDEFIASSKIVLLDPERRIRGYYDGTSATDVTRLVDELKVQISEELRKKEKPLY; translated from the coding sequence ATGAGCAGCATAAAAAAGATAGTGATCCTGGTACTGATATTAGCGGTACCAGGATTTTTATATTATTTACTAACCAGTCAGGGTAAAAACAGGTACAAACCGCTGCCCTTTTATGGCCCCAAGCCGCTCTCGGGCACATTTCATACCTTTCATGGTAAAAAGATCCCCGATACGCTTTTTCACAAAGCGGGCGACTTTAATTTGCTGGATCAGGATGGCAAACCCGTATCGTTCAAAACCCTTGAGGGGCAAATACTGGTGATCAGTTTTTTTTATACCCATTGCCCGGATATCTGCACAAAGGTGAATGCCAATATGGATAGCCTGGCGGGATATTACATCAAAAACAAGCTGGTAACGTTTGCATCGATAACGGTCGATCCGCAAAGAGATAACGCTGCCGTATTGAAAAGCTTCGCCGCCCAATACAGGCAGCCGGCCAGCAAATGGAAGTTCCTGACCGGCGATACCACCACAATTTATACATTGGCCCGCAAGGGACTATTTGTGGATGCCCTGCAAAGCGGTAAAGACGAATTTATAGCCAGCAGCAAAATTGTACTGCTGGATCCGGAGCGCCGCATCAGGGGGTACTACGATGGTACATCCGCCACGGATGTTACGCGATTGGTGGATGAGTTGAAGGTGCAGATATCGGAAGAGTTGCGGAAGAAGGAGAAGCCGTTGTATTGA
- a CDS encoding cytochrome C oxidase subunit IV family protein produces the protein MSSATHHLHEDHGDHEGMTKKKIFQVLGILTAITAIEFFIALYMVPHHIIEYGVANPIYIILTLAKAYFIVAFFMHLKFEATALIYTIIVPILFIIGLILVLTNESHHWVDVHQAAGY, from the coding sequence ATGTCATCAGCAACACACCATCTGCACGAAGATCACGGCGACCACGAAGGAATGACCAAGAAGAAGATCTTCCAGGTATTGGGGATCCTGACCGCTATAACCGCTATTGAGTTTTTTATAGCACTTTATATGGTGCCGCACCATATAATTGAATACGGCGTGGCTAACCCTATATACATTATATTAACACTTGCAAAAGCTTATTTTATTGTTGCATTCTTCATGCACTTAAAATTTGAAGCAACGGCCTTAATTTACACTATTATAGTGCCTATTCTGTTTATCATCGGTTTAATACTGGTGCTGACCAACGAAAGCCACCATTGGGTAGATGTACATCAAGCTGCCGGTTACTGA
- a CDS encoding cytochrome c oxidase subunit 3 codes for MSTTTSQIDEVKTTAWAGGRSPFSVEYGKLMMWFFLLSDAFTFSTLLISYGALRFSSPSWPAPDLVFQSVPLTSITHGAPLVFVGIMTFILIASSVTMVLAVEAGHRNAKKEVVWWMIATVIGGFMFLGCQALEWTHLHEEGFWWGHIPSHEALKEFFHDEKLVNPVYTQQFANLFFTITGFHGFHVFSGVIINIVITINVLLGTYQKRGSYLMIEKVGLYWHFVDLVWVFVFTFFYLV; via the coding sequence ATGAGTACAACAACATCACAAATTGACGAAGTAAAGACCACAGCCTGGGCCGGGGGCCGTTCGCCATTCTCGGTTGAGTATGGCAAGCTAATGATGTGGTTCTTCCTGCTTTCGGATGCGTTTACATTTTCAACGTTACTGATCTCTTACGGCGCGTTGCGTTTCAGCTCTCCAAGCTGGCCTGCACCCGATCTGGTTTTCCAATCAGTACCATTAACCAGCATAACCCATGGCGCGCCACTGGTGTTTGTAGGTATCATGACCTTTATCCTGATCGCCAGTTCGGTAACGATGGTTTTGGCGGTAGAGGCCGGTCATCGTAATGCTAAAAAAGAGGTTGTTTGGTGGATGATAGCTACCGTTATTGGTGGTTTCATGTTCCTGGGTTGCCAGGCTTTAGAATGGACACACCTGCACGAAGAAGGTTTTTGGTGGGGACATATCCCAAGCCACGAAGCGCTAAAAGAGTTCTTCCACGATGAGAAACTGGTTAACCCGGTTTATACACAGCAGTTTGCTAACCTGTTCTTCACTATCACCGGTTTCCACGGTTTCCACGTATTTAGCGGGGTGATCATCAATATCGTTATAACGATTAACGTTTTACTGGGCACCTACCAAAAACGTGGCAGCTACCTGATGATTGAAAAAGTTGGCCTTTACTGGCACTTTGTAGACCTTGTTTGGGTATTTGTATTTACATTCTTCTATTTAGTTTAA
- a CDS encoding cytochrome c oxidase subunit 3 — MMAQLQQDNEKIQQLGAKKFNMWIFIFCSFMLFAAFSSGFIVYAGGKGHGLNVILPASFRYSTIVLVISSITLFMASRAAKQNERGLQGLFLWLTIGLGITFLCLQVYGWYILSYKMQVFLTDPNASRSFVYVITFMHILHILGGLVWLGAALAGSIKGIPQVKNLYRMEMSAIFWHFLDIIWIYLYVFLLLNQI, encoded by the coding sequence ATGATGGCTCAGTTACAACAAGATAACGAGAAGATACAACAGCTTGGCGCCAAAAAGTTTAACATGTGGATCTTTATTTTCTGCTCGTTTATGCTTTTCGCGGCCTTTAGCAGCGGCTTTATCGTATATGCCGGCGGCAAGGGGCACGGGTTGAATGTGATATTGCCTGCATCGTTCAGGTACAGCACTATTGTGCTGGTAATAAGCAGCATTACGCTGTTTATGGCATCAAGGGCGGCCAAACAGAACGAGCGCGGCCTGCAGGGACTGTTTTTATGGCTCACCATTGGTTTAGGCATCACCTTTTTATGCCTGCAGGTTTATGGCTGGTACATCCTGTCGTACAAAATGCAGGTGTTTTTAACCGACCCGAACGCGTCGCGGTCGTTTGTTTATGTGATCACTTTTATGCATATCCTGCACATTTTGGGCGGCCTGGTATGGCTGGGCGCTGCATTGGCGGGCAGCATTAAAGGGATACCACAGGTTAAGAATTTATATCGGATGGAAATGTCAGCTATTTTTTGGCATTTCTTGGATATTATATGGATTTATCTATACGTTTTTTTACTTTTGAATCAAATTTAA
- the cyoE gene encoding heme o synthase, producing the protein MTGKDFSKLIKTRLTFLVVFSASISFIIGVKHNPNPEASLYSTQMWINWLKLVIGGFLVTSAANCFNEVIEKDLDKLMKRTMDRPMPAGRMTTGQGLVLGLGMGIAGTYLLGSLNLLTGLLSVFSILLYAFAYTPLKQKSPIAVFVGAIPGALPPLIGYVAAQPHGRIDEIALILFGIQFVWQFPHFWAIAWVLDDDYKLAGFRLLPSGGRDKVSAAITFLFTAILVPVSLLPTIYHYGGYYVGGVSLVCSLIFLYQGFVLLRTCEIKAARSLMFGSFFYLPVVQLMFLFDFIAK; encoded by the coding sequence ATGACAGGGAAAGACTTTTCAAAACTGATCAAAACCAGGCTTACCTTTTTGGTAGTGTTCTCGGCGTCGATATCATTTATTATTGGTGTTAAGCATAACCCTAATCCCGAGGCTTCGTTGTACAGCACACAAATGTGGATCAACTGGCTGAAGCTGGTTATCGGCGGCTTTTTGGTAACATCGGCAGCCAATTGCTTTAACGAGGTGATTGAAAAAGACCTGGATAAGCTGATGAAGCGCACCATGGACCGCCCGATGCCTGCCGGACGTATGACCACCGGGCAAGGTTTGGTACTGGGTTTGGGTATGGGCATAGCCGGAACTTATCTGCTGGGCAGCCTGAATTTGCTGACCGGCCTGCTATCGGTATTTTCGATATTGCTATACGCATTCGCTTATACGCCTTTGAAGCAAAAATCACCCATCGCGGTTTTTGTTGGCGCTATACCGGGTGCATTGCCACCACTTATCGGTTATGTAGCCGCGCAGCCACATGGCCGGATAGATGAAATTGCCCTGATCCTGTTCGGGATACAATTTGTATGGCAGTTCCCGCATTTTTGGGCTATCGCCTGGGTGCTTGACGATGATTATAAACTGGCGGGTTTCCGCCTGCTGCCCAGCGGCGGGCGCGATAAAGTGAGCGCCGCCATTACGTTTTTGTTTACCGCCATCCTGGTGCCGGTAAGTTTACTCCCAACTATTTACCACTATGGCGGTTATTATGTAGGGGGCGTATCGCTGGTGTGCAGTTTGATATTTTTATACCAGGGATTTGTACTTTTGCGCACCTGCGAAATTAAAGCGGCCCGATCGCTGATGTTCGGATCGTTCTTTTATTTGCCGGTGGTGCAATTAATGTTTTTGTTTGATTTTATTGCGAAATAA
- a CDS encoding COX15/CtaA family protein codes for MSKASAKERFRKFNLTAIILLFVVILAGGVVRSSGSGMGCPDWPKCFGGYIPPTNVSQLPADYKEKYVAGRKKKNDRFAKTLDVFGYSELATRIREDKSILVPEEFNAVKTWIEYANRIAGVLSGIFLLLTAIYSFNYRGINNWIPVASVFNLLLVVFQGWLGSIVVSTNLVAWIVTVHMLLALAILALCIYSYHAAKVVGRPKMAIKGFLYLLAVAVLILSIVQITFGTSVREKIDEVSAHLQGGYRQDWVAKAGDIFNQHRDIALAVFVLNVMLYGLIRKSYSRHSIQQQIMSFIFLMIMLQIGTGIALSYFALPPFAQASHIVLASLVFGAQFYLLLNLSRSVNNRGALA; via the coding sequence ATGAGTAAAGCATCAGCAAAAGAACGGTTTCGGAAATTTAACCTTACTGCAATTATTTTGCTATTTGTTGTGATTTTGGCGGGTGGTGTGGTGCGCAGCTCTGGTTCGGGTATGGGATGCCCGGATTGGCCTAAATGTTTTGGTGGCTATATCCCGCCCACCAACGTATCGCAATTACCGGCCGATTATAAAGAGAAATACGTGGCCGGTCGCAAGAAAAAGAACGACCGCTTTGCTAAAACACTTGATGTATTTGGCTATAGCGAACTTGCCACCCGCATCCGCGAAGACAAGTCGATACTGGTTCCCGAAGAATTTAATGCTGTTAAAACCTGGATAGAATATGCCAATCGCATAGCAGGCGTTTTATCAGGCATATTTTTATTGCTGACGGCTATCTACTCATTCAATTACAGGGGGATTAATAACTGGATACCTGTAGCAAGCGTTTTTAACTTGCTTTTGGTTGTTTTCCAGGGATGGTTAGGTTCTATCGTGGTTTCAACCAATTTGGTGGCATGGATAGTTACTGTACATATGCTGCTGGCATTAGCCATACTGGCATTGTGCATTTATAGTTACCACGCCGCGAAAGTGGTGGGCAGGCCCAAAATGGCTATAAAAGGCTTTTTATACCTGCTGGCCGTGGCCGTATTAATATTAAGCATTGTACAGATCACTTTTGGTACATCGGTACGCGAAAAGATAGACGAGGTTTCGGCCCATTTACAAGGCGGTTACCGCCAGGATTGGGTAGCAAAAGCCGGTGATATATTTAACCAACACCGCGACATAGCGCTGGCAGTTTTTGTGTTGAATGTGATGTTGTATGGTTTGATCCGCAAAAGTTACAGCCGCCACTCCATACAGCAGCAAATAATGAGTTTTATTTTTTTGATGATCATGCTGCAAATAGGCACAGGCATAGCGCTGTCATACTTCGCGCTGCCGCCTTTCGCGCAGGCATCGCACATTGTACTGGCCAGTTTGGTGTTTGGCGCGCAGTTTTACCTGCTGCTCAATTTATCACGGTCGGTTAATAACAGGGGGGCATTGGCATGA
- a CDS encoding cytochrome c oxidase subunit I gives MSTLSVQDHGAHQHDHDHDHEHHHDTFLTKYIFSQDHKMIAKQFLITGITMAVIAMILSILFRIQLAYPDKAFPLLETLLGRFAPNGRLDPGFYLSLVTIHGTIMVFFVLTAGLSGTFSNLLIPLQVGARDMASPFMNMLSYWFFFTASVIMLSSFFIEKGPASGGWTIYPPLSALPKAMKGSDLGMTLWLISMVCFIASSLLGGINYVSTVLNMRTKGMDLWKMPLTIWAFFLTAILGVLAFPVLVAGVVLLIFDRSFGTSFYLSDIVLNGKVLSFEGGSPILFQHLFWFLGHPEVYIVIMPAMGISSEIMSVNSRKPIFGYHAMVYSLIGITVLSFIVWGHHMFVTGMNPFLGGVFMITTLIIAVPSAVKTFNWLATLWRGNIRFTPAMLFAIGMVSFFISGGLTGIFLGNAALDINLHDTYFVVAHFHLVMGSAAIFGMLAGVYHWFPKMFGKMMDDRLGYLHFWLTFIGAYLVFFPMHFMGLDGVPRRYYAFTEFESMKRWLSVNMFITWAAIISALAQVGFLINFIHSIFWGKKATENPWESNTLEWTTPVEHLHGNWPGEIPTIYRWPYDYSKPGADHDFIPQTTPFSQTMSSNTEHDFEDNEAGLKAYHEWVAKNKSGNQES, from the coding sequence ATGTCAACATTATCAGTTCAAGATCACGGAGCACATCAGCATGACCACGACCATGATCACGAGCACCATCACGATACTTTCCTGACCAAATATATCTTCAGTCAGGACCACAAGATGATCGCCAAGCAGTTCCTGATCACAGGTATTACGATGGCCGTTATCGCGATGATCTTATCTATACTTTTCAGGATCCAGTTGGCTTATCCTGATAAGGCATTCCCTTTGTTAGAAACTTTGCTGGGCCGCTTTGCGCCTAATGGCCGTTTAGACCCGGGTTTCTACCTCTCGCTGGTAACCATCCACGGTACCATCATGGTATTCTTTGTGTTAACTGCCGGCTTAAGCGGTACTTTCAGTAACTTGCTGATCCCTTTACAGGTTGGCGCGCGTGATATGGCATCGCCGTTCATGAACATGTTATCTTACTGGTTCTTCTTTACTGCCAGCGTGATCATGTTAAGCTCGTTCTTCATTGAAAAAGGCCCTGCAAGCGGTGGCTGGACAATTTACCCGCCATTATCTGCATTGCCAAAAGCAATGAAAGGTTCTGATCTGGGTATGACCCTGTGGCTGATCAGTATGGTGTGCTTTATCGCTTCATCATTGTTGGGCGGTATCAACTACGTTAGTACCGTATTAAACATGCGTACAAAAGGTATGGACCTGTGGAAAATGCCTTTGACTATCTGGGCATTCTTCCTTACCGCTATCCTGGGTGTATTAGCATTCCCGGTACTGGTTGCAGGTGTGGTATTGCTGATCTTCGACCGTAGCTTTGGTACCAGCTTCTACCTGTCGGACATCGTATTAAACGGAAAAGTATTATCATTTGAGGGTGGTAGCCCGATCCTGTTCCAGCATTTATTCTGGTTCCTGGGCCACCCTGAGGTATATATCGTAATTATGCCGGCCATGGGTATCTCATCAGAGATCATGTCGGTTAACTCACGCAAACCTATCTTCGGTTACCACGCGATGGTTTACTCGCTGATCGGTATCACTGTACTGTCGTTCATCGTATGGGGCCACCACATGTTTGTTACGGGTATGAACCCGTTCCTGGGCGGTGTGTTCATGATCACTACGCTGATCATCGCGGTACCATCTGCGGTAAAAACATTCAACTGGCTGGCTACGCTGTGGCGCGGTAACATCAGGTTTACGCCTGCTATGCTTTTCGCTATCGGTATGGTATCGTTCTTCATCTCTGGTGGTTTAACAGGTATCTTCCTGGGTAACGCCGCTTTGGATATCAACCTGCACGATACTTACTTCGTAGTGGCCCACTTTCACCTGGTAATGGGTTCGGCAGCAATATTCGGTATGTTGGCCGGTGTTTACCACTGGTTCCCTAAAATGTTCGGTAAGATGATGGATGACCGTTTAGGTTACCTGCACTTCTGGCTGACATTTATTGGCGCTTACCTGGTATTCTTCCCGATGCACTTTATGGGTCTGGATGGTGTGCCACGCCGTTACTATGCTTTCACCGAGTTCGAATCGATGAAACGCTGGTTATCAGTAAACATGTTCATTACATGGGCTGCTATCATATCAGCTTTAGCACAGGTTGGCTTCCTGATCAACTTTATTCACTCGATATTCTGGGGTAAAAAAGCCACCGAAAATCCATGGGAATCAAATACCCTGGAGTGGACTACACCTGTTGAGCACCTGCATGGTAACTGGCCGGGCGAGATCCCAACCATCTACCGTTGGCCTTATGATTACAGCAAGCCGGGTGCCGATCATGATTTTATCCCGCAAACTACGCCTTTCTCTCAAACTATGAGCTCTAACACCGAGCACGATTTCGAAGATAATGAGGCGGGTTTGAAAGCTTACCACGAGTGGGTGGCTAAAAACAAATCGGGCAACCAAGAAAGCTAA
- a CDS encoding cytochrome c oxidase subunit II — MGFRNLINSKKIAALFAALLLGGTQVLMAQTAAATTASTTTDEDKAAMWAGVEYYVLLFVLVCVGIAIVGRIIKVYDLTNQLHGKKPFNWNNFMGVLCLIFLIGGSYGAYWSFSVQGAMSLPESASEHGLKTDSMFWTTTVFTFIVFVITQVLLFVFLFVYRYSKKRRAFFLPHNNTIEKVWTIIPAIVLTVLVVFGFFTWRTITNTTNVKGDINIDITGHQFAWEVRYPGKDGELGKKNYKLVSALNNLGVNFQDRNSFDDLRADTIVIPKGKSIRLNITAQDVIHSVYMPHFRLQMNAVPGLPTYFKFVPRFTTQEMREKVGDPNFEYLLYCAKICGDGHYNMKKFVRVVTEAEYQAWLSHQKPYLSDGLRKELKLAGNDQPVNQGTNRLALNN, encoded by the coding sequence ATGGGATTCAGAAATTTAATAAATTCTAAAAAGATAGCTGCGCTGTTCGCTGCGTTACTGTTAGGCGGCACACAGGTGCTGATGGCGCAAACCGCCGCTGCTACAACAGCTTCAACCACTACCGACGAGGATAAAGCGGCAATGTGGGCCGGCGTGGAGTACTATGTACTGCTTTTTGTACTGGTTTGTGTTGGCATTGCCATTGTAGGCCGTATTATAAAGGTGTACGATTTGACCAATCAGCTTCACGGTAAAAAACCGTTCAACTGGAATAATTTTATGGGTGTACTGTGCCTGATATTCCTGATCGGCGGTTCTTACGGTGCTTACTGGTCGTTCTCGGTACAGGGCGCCATGTCGCTGCCGGAATCAGCATCAGAGCACGGCTTAAAAACCGATTCGATGTTCTGGACAACTACGGTGTTCACCTTCATCGTATTTGTTATCACCCAGGTATTGCTGTTTGTATTCCTGTTTGTTTACAGATATTCAAAAAAACGCCGTGCATTCTTCCTGCCCCACAATAACACTATTGAAAAGGTTTGGACCATTATCCCGGCTATCGTATTAACTGTTTTGGTTGTGTTCGGTTTCTTCACCTGGAGAACCATCACCAATACCACCAATGTTAAAGGCGATATCAACATTGATATTACCGGCCACCAGTTTGCATGGGAAGTACGCTACCCGGGTAAAGACGGCGAGTTAGGTAAAAAGAACTACAAACTGGTTAGTGCGCTGAATAACTTAGGCGTTAATTTCCAGGACCGCAACTCGTTTGATGACCTGCGTGCCGATACCATCGTTATTCCAAAAGGTAAATCGATCAGGCTGAACATTACTGCGCAGGACGTTATCCATAGCGTTTACATGCCGCACTTCCGTTTGCAAATGAACGCGGTGCCGGGCTTGCCAACCTACTTTAAATTTGTACCACGCTTCACTACCCAGGAGATGAGAGAGAAAGTGGGCGATCCTAACTTTGAATACCTGCTGTATTGCGCCAAAATATGCGGCGACGGTCACTATAACATGAAGAAATTTGTTCGTGTGGTAACCGAGGCTGAATACCAGGCCTGGCTGAGCCACCAAAAACCTTACCTGAGCGATGGTTTAAGAAAAGAATTGAAACTGGCCGGTAACGATCAGCCGGTGAACCAGGGTACTAACAGGTTAGCATTAAATAATTAA